The stretch of DNA CTTTTGATTATGACAGGGTGAACTATGACACTAGCTATGCAGCAAACTATAGCAGGACGTGTTTGGGGGGCGAGATAAGCGAGTCTTTACTAGATCTCGAGCATCTGTTTTACCTGGACTTGAGCATGAACAACTTTTCAGGAGCTCAGATACCTATGTTTTTAGGCTCCATGATAAGCCTCAGATACCTTGACCTCTCGGTGGCCCGGTTTGGAGGGAATGTCCCTCATCATCTAGGAAACCTCTCGGGGTTGCAGTACCTTGACCTTGGTGATTTTTGGACCAACAGATTGGCAGCTGATAGTCTCGGGTGGGTATCTACTACGCTTTCATCTTTGGAACATTTGGACTTATCAGGAGTCCAGCTTGGAGAGGCCAAGGACTGGTTGAGTGCAATCAACATGCTTCCTTCTCTTTCATTATTGAACTTGTCTAACTGTAATGTCGGTACGATTCCTGCTCTTCCACGGCCGAATTTCACATCTCTTGTCTCGTTGGATCTCCGGTATAACATCATCAACTCCGCTTTACCTCTCTGGCTGTTCAACGTTTCTAGCCTAAAGCATCTCAGGCTGGATGGAAATGGTTTCAGTGGAAGAATTCCTGATGTTTTGGGAAGGTTAACCTCCCTAACAGCCCTTGGTCTTTCTTCTAATTTCTTCAATACTTCCATGCCTGATTCCATTTTTAACTTGACCAATCTGAAGTATTTGGACCTGTCCCAGAATAAGTTCCAAGGAAAGATACCAACAGCCATTAACCGTCTTTGCAAGTTACAGTTCTTTGATTTGTCTGATAACAGATTCACCGGAGAGATGCTAGAGTTAGAAACAACACCCTTTCTCTGCTTCCATGATTTAGAGTATCTTCGGCTTTCTTATAACTCAATGCAGGGTCCCATCCCAACATCTTTTGGAACATTATCGTCTTTGAGGGAGCTAGACATTAGTAATAATCGGTTCAATGGGAGCATACCTTCTACTCTAGGTCAATTACTGAAGCTTGAGAAATTGGATGTCTCCAACAATGCTTTAACTGGAGTGGTATCTGAACTTCATTTTTCTGAGCTGGCAAGGTTAACTGAGTTGTCGATGTCCCTGAACTCCCTGGCCTTCAACATGAGCTCCCAGTGGATTCCTCCTTTCCAGCTCAAGACTATCAAACTTGCATCCTGTGTTCTTGGACCTCGGTTTCCTCCTTGGCTTCAAACGCAAAGGCTTGTTGAGGAGCTCAGAATCTCTAATACAGGCATTGATGATAACTTGCCGGGCTGGTTTCAGAAACTGTATTCCCGTGTTCACTATTTGGATCTTTCAAACAACAACATCAGTGGGAAACTGCCAACATTTGAGGAGGGTAACGTTCCATACAGGCGGTTAATTCTGCATTCTAACAAGTTTGATGGACCCTTAACTCCCATTCCCACAGATGTGCTTCTTTGGGATGTGTCTGATAACTTCCTGGCTGGCAGTATTCCTCTCCAGAATGGCGTCAATCTCACACTAGAGGTTCTCATACTCTCCAATAACCAACTGGATGGTGAGATGCCAATGTTTTTATGTGAGATTAAGGGAATAACGGTCATCGATCTCTCTTCAAATGAGTTATCAGGTACACTGCCTAGATGTTTAGGGGACCTGCAAGGATTGGCAATGCTTGACCTGACTAGCAACAATCTGCACGGTGAAATACCGAGTTCCTTGGGTTCCATAACGGGGCTCTTGTCTTTACATCTGGGCGACAACAAATTTTCTGGGAAGCTTCCTCCATTGCAGAACATAACATATCTGAGCATCCTTGATGTAGGAAAGAATGAGCTCTCAGATCCTATCCCCGCATGGATTGGGGAAAACCTATCTAATCTTCAGTACTTGAGTCTCTTTTCAAACAAGTTCTATGGCCATATTCCTCCACAGCTCTGTCAACTCCCAGAACTTCAACTGCTAGACTTAGCGGGGAACAATCTCACAGGTGGAATCCCTCCGTGTCTTGGTAATCTTACTGGCATGATTGTGGAGCACAGTGCAATTGAGTATCTAATAATGGATGTAGATTATGGAGCAGATGTTTATGCTATCGTGCAAGGGATGGAACGTCGATATACCAAAACACTGCCCTTTCTCACATCCATAGACCTTTCAGACAACAAACTAACCGGACAAATTCCAGAAGAACTAATGGATCTTAAAGGTTTGTTGAACTTAAACTTATCTGGGAATTATCTGAAGGGCAAGATCCCTGGTAAGATAGGCCATTTGAAAGAACTAGTATCCCTCGATCTGTCAAGAAACCAACTTTCTGGCTCAATTCCTCCAACCTTGTCCTCTTTAACCTTTCTAAGCCACTTGAATCTATCCTTCAACAATTTATCAGGGAGAATACCAACAGGAAATCAGCTCCAGACCCTAAATGATGAAAGCATATATATGGGAAATGATGGACTTTGTGGAACACCACTGCTGAAACCATGCCCCGGTGATAAACGAGGTAATGATTCAGACACTCCAAACCAAGTCAATGAGAACTATGACACAGATGATTCTTTCTTCCCATGGTTCTATATCGGCATGGGACCAGGTTTCTTGATTGGTTTGGTGGGATTTTGTAGTGTTCTTCTGTTCAAAGATTCTTGGAGGATTGCCTACTTTCATTACATTGAAAGAGCCTGCAAGGCCATATTGGGCATAACTGCAGCACAAGCTCATAGGCAGAGGACAAGGTTCCATTAAGACAAATTTCCAGGTGAATTTTGCTTGTGTAAATTGGGTGAACAAgtacaagatttttttttttaaagttgtgtTTATCCTTTGTCAGTCAACAATGTTAATGTTATGCAGTTATCATGTAATGGCATCAAGAATGGGAGAACCATTCTTGGTTTAGTTATAAAGAAACTGGCCTACAATAGAAAGTAGAGAACTggcattttttttcctcttttgttATAACAAAAGTGTATTCACACTCCTAaaataatactctgtaataGTTAGGGACAACTCCATCCAAGTTGGTCAGAATGTTGTCTTGGTAACCACAGGGTCTAAGTTCAACTCTCAGTGGAGTGGTTTAttaactttcttggtttgaaccagTACGCTATAGGCAActtagactggtttacctccAAGTGGTCCTTCATGCACACTCTCGAGCAGTGGTTACAAATTTCCCTCGTCATCTAAAAAATGACAAAAGCATAGTTCTACacctattacaatattatattagatattGTAGCAGCACAAGAATTGTAGATCAGTCTTTTATctagaaaaatatataaaagacaaaCTATTCCAAGAAAATTCTTCAAGAAGTTTGTTCAAAATTCACACTAGTCAATAAGAAAACACAGTGCACCCACTTTTAAGGGATTAGACTCTCGCCAGGCCACCACCATACAGCTAATTCGGGCTATTAACAATTATAAGCAAGATTATATATTATTCAGCGatgtgtttcaaaaaaatattattcagaGATGCTAAAATCTTATGCGTATCAGTAAAAGCAGCCACAAAAACTGGGGGGCAAGTCAAGCAGAATGAGCCTTTTATGGTTCACTTTCACGATCAGAAtgttattcaaatattttttgacAGCTAATGTTCACCCACTTCCTAGGTACTACAAGTCTACAATGGCGGGAACTCATTCACGGATCCAACAAACTTCATTGAGGCAATCCGTCGAACACTTATGGCTAGCAAATAAGACACTCACCTGCCGAAAAATAGAACCTCCGGTACTCGTTCTTCTGCGTCAGCGACCAGAGGTATTACTGCCCAGCACACAGTATCATCTGCGCCTCGTTTCAAGCAATCCCAACTAATACTTCTGGTAAACATGATTCATGAAGTCAAGACCAACGGCTTTACTCTTGATCATTGTTGCTGTTCTTTAGGCTGTGATTGGAAAGTAACTTCTGAAAAACGagttattttttaacttttttttgtatttagttGTATTTCAGATAATTATCTTGTtgtatttagtttatttttcaaaaaataaacagaattgtagaattaaacaatttaattgttttgtttataatataacatttataataataatataataataattttaaaataaaaaataataattaataagatatcaaaataacCCACCAAAATCTTGCAATTCAAAATAACAAACTCAAATAaccaaaaattattaaaacattttaCAATCCATAATAAAGTCATACTAAAAAATCTTACAATACATAGTAAAGTCTTACAATCCATGATAAAGTCTTACAATCCATAATCTaacacaaagaaaaaataaaactctCAATTAATTTTCTCTTCAAGTTTGTACTTTTTCGCTTGAAAATTTTTTGCGTCAactataaaaaattcaaatacttTACATATAAGTCATCTTCATGAAAGTCATTACTTATTGTCATAACTTGTTGATACAATTCACTTTCATTAATGTCATCAGTACTTCAATGCTCAATGATGAAGTACTCAATGACTTGATGGCTGCTACAGTGTTTCCAAGTTACATAAATGCTCGCGTGATTCGGATTCCGGAGTTACACTACTCCCATTCTGGAGTAAAGTTGTTACACGGTTACACCTCCCTTCTAAAATaatcactttttaaaaaaatatatatatatttgaatgttactccgtatttttttaatagcacAACACGATAGTTTCTAGTCTAAAGTGTTAGTATTGCACAGGAACCAAATCAGAGGGCTGAGAAAaaggtaaaaatataaataaatacggagCGAAAAATCTGATCGTAGTATCACTCAATACAAGAATATTGACAAACTGGAACCATTAACCATATCACACACTAGCTTGCATATTACAAATACAGACTGCAAACAtggtttaattttaaaaaagctGGATAAAGTAAATGACATCAAGCCACCTATACAGCCTCGCAATCACTGCCACTGATATCATTCAGCCAAAAGAGAGTTAGCTCAACCTTGATGGTTTCAGTGTCTTTTCTTGGTGATTTCTAAGCAGAGGGATCAGTCTAAAGTCAGAAACATATATCGAATTCCACGGGTGGGTTTTCTCCCCTTAACAGCTAAATTTCATGTTGCCACAACCAGACAGACAGGAGAGAGGGATCAGTAGTCTAACTTGGAAATACACCAAATCCATCTATATTGGTCTTCTCTGCTTCTCGACTAATTTTTCACATTCCCCACTAGAGCAGAGGGATCGATCAAACTCGTTTTTCATGCTTTGTTATGATTTTACAATAAACAATATAAGGGGTGGAATAGGATAATGGAAAAGTAATTTAGAGCAGAGGCCAATCTATGCATAATTGCTTCTTACAGCAGTACTCGGGGAGTTTCCTTACTACTATTGCATGCTGCGTGTTACTCCACTTCTAGCTACAGTCCTACAGACAAAAAAGCACAaaatcattatttaaaaaaaaaaaaagaaaaaaaaaaagagaggctTTGACAGATAATATCTTCCAGTATTGATTCACAAAACTCATTTGCAGTTGTTAATAAGGACAACAAATTGCctgtaaaataaaa from Ipomoea triloba cultivar NCNSP0323 chromosome 7, ASM357664v1 encodes:
- the LOC116025472 gene encoding receptor-like protein EIX2 encodes the protein MAASTNVLWMLLSLWFMEGLHLASSATCIKTERSALIKFKNTITDESNRLASWEGEDCCTWKGVICNNKTGRVEQLHLHNPAPFDYDRVNYDTSYAANYSRTCLGGEISESLLDLEHLFYLDLSMNNFSGAQIPMFLGSMISLRYLDLSVARFGGNVPHHLGNLSGLQYLDLGDFWTNRLAADSLGWVSTTLSSLEHLDLSGVQLGEAKDWLSAINMLPSLSLLNLSNCNVGTIPALPRPNFTSLVSLDLRYNIINSALPLWLFNVSSLKHLRLDGNGFSGRIPDVLGRLTSLTALGLSSNFFNTSMPDSIFNLTNLKYLDLSQNKFQGKIPTAINRLCKLQFFDLSDNRFTGEMLELETTPFLCFHDLEYLRLSYNSMQGPIPTSFGTLSSLRELDISNNRFNGSIPSTLGQLLKLEKLDVSNNALTGVVSELHFSELARLTELSMSLNSLAFNMSSQWIPPFQLKTIKLASCVLGPRFPPWLQTQRLVEELRISNTGIDDNLPGWFQKLYSRVHYLDLSNNNISGKLPTFEEGNVPYRRLILHSNKFDGPLTPIPTDVLLWDVSDNFLAGSIPLQNGVNLTLEVLILSNNQLDGEMPMFLCEIKGITVIDLSSNELSGTLPRCLGDLQGLAMLDLTSNNLHGEIPSSLGSITGLLSLHLGDNKFSGKLPPLQNITYLSILDVGKNELSDPIPAWIGENLSNLQYLSLFSNKFYGHIPPQLCQLPELQLLDLAGNNLTGGIPPCLGNLTGMIVEHSAIEYLIMDVDYGADVYAIVQGMERRYTKTLPFLTSIDLSDNKLTGQIPEELMDLKGLLNLNLSGNYLKGKIPGKIGHLKELVSLDLSRNQLSGSIPPTLSSLTFLSHLNLSFNNLSGRIPTGNQLQTLNDESIYMGNDGLCGTPLLKPCPGDKRGNDSDTPNQVNENYDTDDSFFPWFYIGMGPGFLIGLVGFCSVLLFKDSWRIAYFHYIERACKAILGITAAQAHRQRTRFH